Sequence from the Theropithecus gelada isolate Dixy chromosome 20, Tgel_1.0, whole genome shotgun sequence genome:
GCGAAGCGGCGAACGCTCCTGGAACCGGGAGCCCCGCCCCACTCCCCGGACGCCCCGCCCCCGCGCGCGGGCTGCTGGGACTGGAAGTCAGCGCGCGAGGTGCAGGCGCAGTGGGGGGGGGGCGGTTCCCGCGGCGGAAGTCCGGCGTTCTGCGTGTCCCCTCCCCGAGTCTTTTTCACAGGTATTCGGCGTGAGCGCCGCGTTCGGAGCCTGCGGAACTTGTGGGATACCCGTGGCTCTTGGGTCCAGGCCGGGCTCGCAGCCTCTGGGCCCCCGTTCGCATCCCCGTAAACACCATGGGGAGCGCGGCCTGCCCTGCGCCGCTTCCCAAAATGACCCGTTTTGAGGCCAATAAAGAATGGTCcggggccgggcggggtggctcacgcctgtcatcccagcacattgggaggccgaggcgggcggatcacgaggtcgggagttcgagaccatcctggacaacatggtgaaaccccgtctctactatcaaaatacaaaaattagccgggcgttgtggcaggtgcctgtgtaATCCGGGCTACTcggaaggctcaggcaggagaatcccttgaacccgggaggcggcccGGGCGGGGCTGTGCCGCGAACCCAGGACGGGGCGCCCCGCCTGTACCACTGTTGGAAGAGGGGAGCCCGCCACGGTCACGGGGGAGAAACACGCAGGGCCGCTCCTGGACTGGACATACCCGCGGGCCAGCGGCTTCAGGGGCGCGATGGAGCCGCCACCGCCACAGTAAAGGCTGCCAGGCCCTTTTTGCGCTGGATGGTGTCAGCCCGCCGGCCCCTTTCTGCCCCTTCCCAGGGAAGGCAGCTCCTTCTTTGGCGGGATCAGACGGCACCGGCTCGCGCCCAGCTTGGGTTCCCCGGGATTGCAGGCTGGTGGTCTCTGGATCCCCGCCTGGCTCATACATCCAACAACGTTATAGAACTAGGTGTGCAAAACTTCATCTTTACTCTTCAACTCTTTACAACTTGCATAAAAGCGTCATTTCTACCTCAGTTGGCGGAAGTCATAATTAATGTACCACccatgtgctgggcacagtgaaTTTTAATGCCTCCCCTTTGGAGGAAAGGTTAGGATAACTTGCGAAGACCCCCCCCACCACAAAGGCTGTCTGGCACTTTGGTGCAAAACGGATTGGTCCAATCTTGTGCTGGCTTGGGGTACAGAAAGGCACTGAAGTTGGTGGCTGAAACTccgctgggctgggctggggcagagGTGAACAGGGAAGTAAGTGGTGTGGGATAGGCAGGGATGGATGTGGCCGTGGGTTCTTGTTGACAGAGGTAGTTGTACCTGCGTGGAGGCTGGGGTGGTAAGGGCAGCTTGAGCCTCAGGCTGAGTGGATGCTGCTGTGCTGGCCCCCGTCTGCCCAGCTCACCAGCTCACTGCTCTGGAACCACAGCTGGATCTCCCGCTGGGCCCCCTCCACGGAGTCGCTGGCGTGGATGACATTCCTGTGCCAGTGACAGGAGCAAGGTGAGGCTCAGGCTTCATGTGCACCCTGAGGAGTCCCAGGGACCATCTGTTGCTCCCCTGTTGCCCTCTGTCTAGGGGAGCAAGCCTGTGACTGCAGACAGGGAAGGAGTAATAGTGGAGCTGGGAAACCGGGTTCCAGCATGGCCTCAGCCTGTTACAGCCTCGTGGACCCGCCCAGACCCCAGCTTTTGGGAGCCTCATTTCCCCCCAAGTTGCCCCGTGCCAACCCCTTGGGGTGTCAGGCAATGATGGCACGGTACATACAACACGAAGGGAACGCCTCATTGCCCTGTGTGCAGGAGGGTCTGGGAGAACACCGCTCTCACCAATGTGAGCTGTCATGTTCCACCTGGCTTCAACCCAGCACAGCAAGACACCCAGGTCTCGTGGATCTGCCACCACCCCAAGTGCTGGTCCTCCTCGTCCCCAGCAGCAGCCCTGTGTGTCAGGACCCCCCGTACCTGCTGATGTGCACGCTGAAGTCACCCCTTATGGTTCCTGGGGCAGCCTCAGCCGAATCAGTGTGTCCAATCATGGCCCTGGAGGCGCGGACGACATTGTACCCTTCCCAGACCTGCAGCGCGAGATAATGGTTGGGAAGAAGTGGGAACACCAAGGGCCCTGCGCCCAATCCAGGGCCCCTGCCTTTGCTGGGGGGAAGACACACCGCCAGGCCCTCCCACCACCCCTGCCCTGCCGTACCATGGCCACCATGGGCCCAGAGCTCATGTAGCGGATGAGGGCAGGGTAGAAGGGCTTCCTCCGCAGGTCCTGGTAGTGCTCGGCAAGGACGCTCTCTGGTGCCTGGGTGGCAttgagggaaggaggaggagccaCAGAGAGTAAACTGGGCACTAGCGCAGCAGCTGTGATGCCCTGACCAGATAACACCAGCATGGGCAGCACCCCCACTGCAGAACAGATCCCTCCTGCCCCTTCAACTGCCAAAGCCAGGCCCTACCCTGACACTGGCTGGGATGTGAAAAGGCTGAGAAGGATCCCCCAACCCTGTCCCCCCGGGGATACCCACAAGCCCAGAGCCCCACTACCTGCAGCATCTTCATCCCCACCAGCGTGAAGCCccgcctctcaaagcgctggatCACGTCCCCAACGAGCCGCCGTTGCACCCCATCTGGCTTCACCGCCACCAGGGTCCGTTCCCGGGTCCAGGAGGGCCCTCCTTTAAAAGGCAAGGGGTCGGGACACTGACACCTCACCCTTTCACATCCCCACGACCCGGGTTTCCCTGCCAGAGCCCGGGCGTCACCAGGCTTCAGGGTGTCTGCCACTATGCAGAGCCCTCTGGAATGGACAAGGATGGTGCCCATAGCCAGAAATGCTCCCATCATAGTCCCTGTCAGGGACACCCAAAACAATGTGTCCCCAGGGCTTCTAGCCTCTCCCAGGGGCCATGG
This genomic interval carries:
- the NME4 gene encoding nucleoside diphosphate kinase, mitochondrial isoform X1, giving the protein MMGAFLAMGTILVHSRGLCIVADTLKPGDARALAGKPGSWGCERVRCQCPDPLPFKGGPSWTRERTLVAVKPDGVQRRLVGDVIQRFERRGFTLVGMKMLQAPESVLAEHYQDLRRKPFYPALIRYMSSGPMVAMVWEGYNVVRASRAMIGHTDSAEAAPGTIRGDFSVHISRNVIHASDSVEGAQREIQLWFQSSELVSWADGGQHSSIHSA
- the NME4 gene encoding nucleoside diphosphate kinase, mitochondrial isoform X3, encoding MQFERDSLLFSVFSSILTEIGVEHFHAPRGPSWTRERTLVAVKPDGVQRRLVGDVIQRFERRGFTLVGMKMLQAPESVLAEHYQDLRRKPFYPALIRYMSSGPMVAMVWEGYNVVRASRAMIGHTDSAEAAPGTIRGDFSVHISRNVIHASDSVEGAQREIQLWFQSSELVSWADGGQHSSIHSA
- the NME4 gene encoding nucleoside diphosphate kinase, mitochondrial isoform X2 encodes the protein MGGLFWRSALRGLRRGPRAPDPSLLVRPSSGGPSWTRERTLVAVKPDGVQRRLVGDVIQRFERRGFTLVGMKMLQAPESVLAEHYQDLRRKPFYPALIRYMSSGPMVAMVWEGYNVVRASRAMIGHTDSAEAAPGTIRGDFSVHISRNVIHASDSVEGAQREIQLWFQSSELVSWADGGQHSSIHSA
- the NME4 gene encoding nucleoside diphosphate kinase, mitochondrial isoform X6; this encodes MKMLQAPESVLAEHYQDLRRKPFYPALIRYMSSGPMVAMVWEGYNVVRASRAMIGHTDSAEAAPGTIRGDFSVHISRNVIHASDSVEGAQREIQLWFQSSELVSWADGGQHSSIHSA
- the NME4 gene encoding nucleoside diphosphate kinase, mitochondrial isoform X4, whose translation is MRRVAWLWSSLGLWEGGPSWTRERTLVAVKPDGVQRRLVGDVIQRFERRGFTLVGMKMLQAPESVLAEHYQDLRRKPFYPALIRYMSSGPMVAMVWEGYNVVRASRAMIGHTDSAEAAPGTIRGDFSVHISRNVIHASDSVEGAQREIQLWFQSSELVSWADGGQHSSIHSA
- the NME4 gene encoding nucleoside diphosphate kinase, mitochondrial isoform X5, coding for MGGLFWRSALRGLRRGPRAPDPSLLVRPSSGGPSWTRERTLVAVKPDGVQRRLVGDVIQRFERRGFTLVGMKMLQVWEGYNVVRASRAMIGHTDSAEAAPGTIRGDFSVHISRNVIHASDSVEGAQREIQLWFQSSELVSWADGGQHSSIHSA